A segment of the Tachysurus vachellii isolate PV-2020 chromosome 18, HZAU_Pvac_v1, whole genome shotgun sequence genome:
acccatcgcagggcacacacacactctcattcactcacacaatcacacactacggacaattttccagagatgccaatcaacctaccatgcatgtctttggaccgggggaggaaaccggagtacccggaggaaacccccgaggcacggggagaacatgcaaactccacacacacaaggcggaggcgggaatcgaaccccaaccctggaggtgtgaggcgaacgtgctaaccactaagccacattctaggttctgattctgattctgcaaattgattgtattaatatctgccggcagcggcgggatgaaggaatttacgtcaatacgtcattgtgaatgacgccattacgtcaggacgtatttgtgaactggatttttgaactggttcattaaaacgaactgtccgaagGAACCGGtgcgcggaaaagaaccgaacttcccatcactattGAACACGTGTAGTTTTATTCTTCACCTCCATGACAGTAGGTGGCGCTAAACGACGGTAACTTTAACtccaatgttttgtttttttggagcgGAATCCAAGATGGCGGATGCCGAAGATCCAAAACCAGCAACCTGCACGTTTCTTTTTAAGAAATCAAACAAGAAATTCTCTGCTCGGAAAAGAAAAGCCAGTGACAGCGACAAAGGTAAAGTCTCTAGCTTATGTCCCACACCGTTAAACAGGAATTATACAGCACAGTTTTTATTAGAGCTTCATTTCTATAGCGTTCGGCTAGTCAGTCTTGCTAACTGTGTAGAAATCCTGAAGCCCCTGAACCTGTTTGTTTACATAGACAGAAGCAGCGATGAGGAGAAAAACGCCGtggtgaagagagagaagaaagcagGTTCTCACAACAACCCCATGATACAGCGGGTTAGTGTGGTGTAATGAGATTTAGATCATAATAAAGTCCAGTGTATAAACTGTGGCCTTGTCACGTGATCTCCAGGACcgaaatgtttgtttatgtttactttAAAGGTCTTGGggtttgggggcggggctttaaaGAAGAATGAAGAAACTTATGCATATTTAATCGTTCCATTAAATATCAACTTCATTAAACTATTTTAGACCAAGAAGGTGGAAAGGGAAGCGGTTTCGTCCAGCGACAGCGATGAAGAAAGAGAATCCAAGAAGATTACAGTGTCTTATAAATCCAGTCGCTCAGCCGTAAGAAATCActgctttattcttttaaattattattaattcctgtctgtctgtctgtgtctctctgtaaatttgtctgtctgtgtgtgtgtctccgtctgtctgtgatGTTccatctctgtgtctttgtctgtatcTGATCGTCCGGTCTGTCTGTGACTTtctggccgtgtgtgtgtgtgtctccgtctGTGACATTAcatctctttttgtctgtctgtgcctctccgtctgtctgtgtttgggtctctgtgtgtgtgtgtctttctccatctccgtttctgtgtgtgtgtgtctctgtctgtctttctccatctctgtttctgtgtgtctctctctgtctatctgtctgtctttctccatctctgtttctgtgtgtgtctctgtctgtctttttccatctctgtttctgtgtgtgtgtctgtctgtctgtctttctccatctctgtttgtgtgtgtctctgtctgtctatctccatctctgtttgtgtgtgtgtctctgtctgtctgtctgtctttctcaatctctgtttctgtgtctctgtctgtctgtctttctccatctctgtttctgggtgtgtgtgtctccttctGTTTGTGACGTTCcatctcttttttgtctctccatccatccgtccgtctgtctgtctgagcctctccgtctgtctgtgtttgggtctctgtctgtttgtgtctttttctccatctgtgtttctgtgtgtgtctctgtctgtatttctctgtctgtgtctctccgtctgtctggctgtctgcgTGACtacctgcctgtgtgtgtttgtctctgtctgtctgtgtgtgtttctccgtGTGTTTGTTATATTGTCAGTACGATACTTTGTCAGATAActgaagaaggaagaagaagatacACGTGATCTTGGTGAACAAAACCCTGGTGGTTGAAGTAACTAGAACATAAAGACTGAGatgcagtttgtgtgtgagatagaaacCCGAGGGACCAGACGACATGGGAGCCACCGCAGTGTACGCGCTGGACACCGAGAGAGATAACGACGCTCAGGCCATCTTCGAGCGCAGCCAGAAAATTCAGGAGGTGAATAACATGTTATTGGATTTTTACAGACTTTAATGAGATACTGTAACATgaagttgtattttatttcattctattCATTTTCTCTTGCGTGTTTTTAGGAGCTGGAGGGTAAAGAGGATGATAAAATCTACCGCGGCATCAACAACTATCAAAAGTTCATTAAGCCTAAGGACACCACTATGGGTAACGCCTCATCCGGCATGGTCAGGTACGTGGTAGTAAGACAGActggtattatttattattgttattattagtattaatattactaCTGATCTGTTTTATAGGAAAGGGCCAATCAGAGCTCCTGAGCACCTGAGGGCTACAGTGAGGTGGGACTACCAGCCTGACATATGCAAAGATTACAAGGAGACGGGTTTCTGTGGATTCGGAGGTCTgtcgcttgtgtgtgtgtgtgtgtgtgagtatgtatatAATTCACTAGTTGAACTGGAcacaaatgtctttgttttcactTCAGACAGCTGCAAGTTCTTGCACGACCGATCTGATTACAAACACGGCTGGCAGATcgagagagagctggaggaagGACGATACGGTGCTAACGGTGAGCTCAAACGGGACCTgaagtgctattttatatatcgtcgctgtcaggcggaatcctcgtatctccaaaaccgttatttatcaggaaattaaaaaaacgccgtaccttatctgca
Coding sequences within it:
- the rnf113a gene encoding E3 ubiquitin-protein ligase RNF113A, with protein sequence MFCFFGAESKMADAEDPKPATCTFLFKKSNKKFSARKRKASDSDKDRSSDEEKNAVVKREKKAGSHNNPMIQRTKKVEREAVSSSDSDEERESKKITVSYKSSRSAKPEGPDDMGATAVYALDTERDNDAQAIFERSQKIQEELEGKEDDKIYRGINNYQKFIKPKDTTMGNASSGMVRKGPIRAPEHLRATVRWDYQPDICKDYKETGFCGFGDSCKFLHDRSDYKHGWQIERELEEGRYGANDEENYEVSSDDEDLPFKCFICRESFKNPIITKCRHYFCEACALQHYRKSKRCYVCNQQTNGVFNPAKELMVKMQKRQAEADQPPSEEED